From the genome of Mesorhizobium japonicum MAFF 303099, one region includes:
- a CDS encoding DUF1127 domain-containing protein, whose amino-acid sequence MRTDHAVAQRLAGQAPVPPVHTETILRALHAQCIAAAKWITRQMEKRRSRLALLEMTDEQLKDIGLSRGQAYSEFRRRSWD is encoded by the coding sequence ATGCGCACCGATCACGCAGTGGCGCAACGCCTGGCTGGCCAGGCTCCGGTGCCGCCAGTCCACACCGAAACCATCCTGCGAGCCTTGCACGCCCAATGCATCGCGGCGGCGAAATGGATCACCCGCCAGATGGAGAAGCGCCGAAGCCGGCTTGCCTTGCTGGAAATGACCGACGAACAGCTCAAGGACATCGGTCTGTCACGCGGCCAGGCCTATTCGGAATTCAGGCGCCGCTCATGGGATTGA
- a CDS encoding helix-turn-helix transcriptional regulator, translating into MSQFKVQLLMDTGTVRVRDVVCSGECRHRSDEECTGATHLVFAYRGVFVRHVGRNDAVAEANQLLFFNEAEAYQISHPVEGGDACLDLVIEEGQLRELAPKDQLRAGGALAFRRQRRRIDPRAQALVALLRHSLSRNVAETLEAETLALTLVRRSLGERTSHVAGASPGRQKLVDRAKLVLASDLSRRWTLAEIAAEVGVSPVYLTQIFQQVEAMPLYRYHLRLRLARALDLLGRYDNLTALGMDLGFSSHSHFSASFRQVYGRTPAEFQRSIRSR; encoded by the coding sequence ATGTCGCAATTCAAGGTTCAGCTCCTTATGGACACCGGCACTGTCAGGGTGCGGGATGTCGTCTGCAGCGGCGAATGCCGTCATAGGAGCGATGAGGAGTGCACTGGGGCGACGCATCTGGTGTTTGCCTATCGTGGCGTCTTCGTGCGCCATGTCGGCCGCAATGATGCGGTCGCGGAAGCCAACCAGTTGCTGTTCTTCAATGAGGCCGAGGCCTACCAGATCAGCCACCCTGTCGAGGGTGGCGACGCCTGCCTCGACCTTGTCATCGAGGAAGGCCAATTGCGGGAACTGGCGCCGAAGGACCAGTTGCGCGCCGGTGGTGCCCTGGCGTTTCGCCGCCAGCGCCGGCGCATCGATCCGCGCGCGCAGGCGCTGGTGGCGCTGCTGCGCCACAGCCTGAGCCGCAATGTCGCCGAAACGCTGGAGGCCGAGACTTTGGCGCTGACGCTGGTGCGGCGCTCGCTCGGCGAGCGCACTTCGCACGTCGCAGGCGCCAGCCCCGGACGGCAAAAGCTGGTCGACCGCGCCAAGCTGGTGCTGGCGTCGGATCTGTCGCGGCGCTGGACGCTGGCCGAGATTGCCGCCGAGGTCGGCGTCTCGCCGGTCTATCTGACGCAAATATTCCAGCAGGTCGAGGCGATGCCGCTCTATCGCTATCATCTGCGGCTGCGGCTGGCGCGCGCGCTCGACCTGCTTGGCCGCTACGACAATCTGACCGCTTTGGGCATGGACCTCGGATTTTCCAGCCACAGCCATTTCAGCGCGTCGTTCAGACAGGTCTACGGACGCACGCCGGCGGAATTCCAGCGCTCGATCAGATCGCGCTGA
- the hisN gene encoding histidinol-phosphatase, protein MDVSIDFMRRIAQAAAAETLPRFRAQGAVANKEKGSFDPVTEADRETERAIRALIAAQYPDHGILGEEHGSENISSRHVWVIDPIDGTRAFISGLPVWGTLVGLTVDGDAVAGMMAQPFTGELFYANASGSHYEGPGGPRKLSTRKTTRLDEATLFTTTPALFKGEARTRYDAFEKQVQLARYGADCYAFAMIASGSVDIVADPGLKPYDIVALIPIIEKAGGVVTTFDGGPAEKGGDVLAAATPELHAAAMAALRG, encoded by the coding sequence TTGGACGTCAGCATCGATTTCATGCGCCGCATCGCGCAGGCGGCAGCGGCCGAGACCTTGCCGCGCTTTCGCGCCCAGGGGGCCGTGGCCAACAAGGAAAAGGGCAGTTTCGACCCGGTCACGGAAGCCGACCGCGAGACCGAACGTGCCATCCGGGCGCTGATAGCGGCGCAGTATCCCGACCATGGCATTCTCGGGGAGGAGCACGGCAGCGAGAACATCTCCAGCCGGCATGTGTGGGTGATCGATCCAATCGACGGCACGCGCGCCTTCATCTCCGGCCTGCCGGTGTGGGGGACGCTGGTCGGACTGACGGTCGACGGCGACGCGGTCGCCGGCATGATGGCGCAGCCCTTCACCGGCGAGCTGTTCTACGCCAACGCCTCGGGCTCGCACTATGAGGGGCCGGGCGGTCCGCGCAAGCTTTCGACCCGCAAGACGACAAGGCTCGATGAGGCGACACTGTTCACGACCACGCCGGCGCTGTTCAAGGGCGAGGCGCGCACGCGCTATGACGCGTTCGAGAAACAGGTCCAGCTCGCTCGCTATGGCGCCGATTGCTATGCCTTCGCCATGATCGCCTCAGGGAGCGTCGACATCGTCGCCGATCCCGGCCTGAAACCCTACGACATCGTGGCGCTGATCCCGATCATCGAGAAGGCCGGCGGCGTTGTCACCACCTTCGATGGCGGACCGGCGGAAAAGGGCGGCGATGTGCTGGCGGCGGCGACGCCGGAACTTCACGCGGCCGCCATGGCTGCCCTGCGCGGCTGA
- a CDS encoding N-formylglutamate amidohydrolase, with amino-acid sequence MALSYDDASVFSGSCKLKTAAEDFSVVQPFEIRSGVEQRVPFLFNSPHSGRYYPERFLAMARLDRNAIRRSEDCYVDELFGGAVALGAPMLAANFPRAYLDVNREPWELDPRMFAEPVPSFCNIRSARVAGGLGTVPKLVGEGLDIYSGRLPLAEAVARIEAVYKPYHETLKRLLTRTHARFGFAVLIDCHSMPASIRVGDNGLRPDFIIGDRFGISATAALTETAIGLLTAMGYTVAHNKPYAGGFITEHYGRPARHLHALQIEVNRGLYMNERTFEKVAGFDALADDLTRFSADLMAMPDHHFIDLPLAAE; translated from the coding sequence ATGGCACTTTCATACGATGATGCATCGGTGTTTTCGGGTTCGTGCAAATTGAAGACGGCAGCCGAGGATTTTTCGGTCGTTCAACCTTTCGAAATCCGATCGGGCGTCGAGCAGCGCGTCCCCTTCCTGTTCAACTCACCGCATAGCGGTCGCTACTATCCGGAACGCTTCCTCGCCATGGCGAGGCTCGACCGCAACGCCATCCGCCGGTCGGAGGATTGCTACGTCGATGAGCTGTTCGGCGGTGCCGTGGCGCTTGGCGCGCCGATGCTGGCGGCGAATTTCCCGCGCGCCTATCTCGACGTCAACCGAGAGCCGTGGGAACTCGACCCGCGCATGTTTGCCGAGCCGGTGCCGTCCTTCTGCAACATCCGCTCGGCGCGGGTGGCCGGCGGACTTGGCACCGTGCCGAAGCTGGTGGGCGAGGGGCTCGACATCTATTCCGGCCGCCTGCCGCTCGCCGAAGCCGTCGCCCGCATCGAGGCCGTCTACAAGCCCTATCATGAAACGCTGAAGCGGCTTTTGACCAGGACCCATGCCCGCTTCGGCTTTGCCGTGCTGATCGACTGCCATTCGATGCCGGCAAGCATCCGCGTCGGCGACAACGGCCTGCGGCCGGACTTCATCATCGGCGACCGTTTCGGCATCTCGGCCACCGCGGCCTTGACCGAGACGGCGATCGGTCTCTTGACCGCGATGGGCTATACCGTCGCCCACAACAAGCCCTATGCCGGTGGCTTCATCACCGAGCACTATGGCCGCCCGGCGCGCCATCTGCATGCGTTGCAGATCGAGGTCAATCGCGGGCTCTACATGAATGAGCGGACGTTCGAGAAAGTCGCTGGGTTCGACGCACTGGCCGACGATCTGACACGATTTTCAGCGGATCTGATGGCGATGCCCGACCATCACTTCATCGACCTGCCGCTGGCCGCGGAGTGA
- the cpdR gene encoding cell cycle two-component system response regulator CpdR, whose amino-acid sequence MARILLAEDDDDMRRFLVKALERAGYQVSDFDNGASAYERLREEPFSLLLTDIVMPEMDGIELARRATEIDPDLKVMFITGFAAVALNPDSKAPKDAKVLSKPFHLRDLVNEVEKMLHAA is encoded by the coding sequence ATGGCACGCATTCTTCTGGCGGAAGACGACGACGATATGCGTCGTTTCCTCGTCAAGGCGCTGGAACGCGCCGGCTACCAGGTCAGCGATTTCGACAATGGCGCCAGCGCCTATGAGCGGCTGCGCGAGGAGCCGTTCTCGCTGCTGTTGACCGACATCGTCATGCCGGAGATGGACGGCATCGAACTGGCGCGTCGCGCCACCGAGATCGATCCCGACCTCAAGGTCATGTTCATCACCGGTTTCGCCGCCGTTGCGCTGAACCCGGATTCCAAGGCGCCGAAAGACGCCAAGGTGCTGTCGAAGCCCTTTCACCTGCGCGATCTCGTCAACGAGGTCGAGAAGATGCTGCACGCGGCCTGA
- a CDS encoding M15 family metallopeptidase, whose translation MKLRISIVFAGLLAAFPVSAAQGGDGVDQAAAKAALLEAYPGLFTISGNTLTWSDGATMVWDDGKARTPEDLIKSPDIEDMFHYVYPTVSAGDLVPDVDFDPGRVRNEAFFKKLYGASAAAVGKHVTSIKWLPKLGMYPVRVSSLFDIDTRLAKISNALQDMPADTSRYGLKPGGGFNWRAIAGTDQLSVHSFGAAFDINVGYSDYWFWSKPDAKGRIPFKNRIPLSIVALFEKQGFIWGGRWYHYDTMHFEYRPELLIYSKKQG comes from the coding sequence ATGAAGCTGAGGATTTCCATCGTTTTCGCGGGTTTGCTGGCGGCATTTCCCGTATCCGCTGCGCAAGGCGGTGACGGCGTCGATCAGGCCGCGGCCAAGGCGGCCCTGCTCGAAGCCTATCCCGGTCTTTTCACCATCTCGGGCAACACGCTGACGTGGTCGGATGGTGCCACGATGGTGTGGGACGATGGCAAGGCACGCACGCCTGAGGACCTGATCAAGTCCCCCGATATCGAGGACATGTTCCACTACGTCTATCCGACGGTCAGTGCCGGCGACCTTGTCCCTGATGTGGATTTCGATCCCGGTCGTGTTCGCAACGAGGCCTTTTTCAAGAAACTTTATGGCGCCAGTGCTGCAGCGGTGGGCAAACACGTAACGAGCATCAAATGGCTGCCAAAACTGGGCATGTATCCGGTTCGAGTAAGTTCACTCTTCGATATCGATACGCGCCTCGCTAAGATCTCGAATGCCTTGCAAGACATGCCGGCCGACACAAGCCGCTACGGTCTCAAGCCGGGCGGCGGGTTCAACTGGCGGGCCATCGCCGGCACGGACCAACTCAGCGTCCATTCCTTCGGCGCCGCATTCGACATCAATGTCGGTTATTCCGACTATTGGTTCTGGAGCAAGCCCGACGCCAAGGGCCGGATCCCGTTCAAGAACCGCATACCCTTGTCGATCGTCGCGCTGTTTGAAAAGCAGGGTTTTATCTGGGGCGGACGCTGGTACCACTACGACACCATGCATTTCGAATATCGGCCTGAATTGCTGATCTACAGTAAGAAGCAGGGATAG
- a CDS encoding dihydrodipicolinate synthase family protein — translation MDIVLPGENGRSARYALVGQPVQPAVGARFSRIAYAAAHVVADPLEMTDPWSRPAVDWDRTMAFRRHLWRLGFRIAEAMDTSQRGMGFDWANAKELIRRSIAEARTVEGADLASGAGTDHLAPAAATKLDDVIAAYDEQFAFIEGQGGKAIMMASRALAAVAKGPDDYARVYDRILSQACGKVILHWLGDMFDPALKGYWGSGDFETALDTVVAIIERHADKVEGIKISLLDAGKEVALRNRLPDGVVMFTGDDFNYPELIAGDGNRHSHALLGIFDAIAPVANAALARLAEGDRAGYDALMAPTVPLSRKIFEAPTEYYKAGIVFMAWLNGHQDHFTMVGGMQSARGIRHYAEIFRLADQAGLLADPDLAVARMKGLCAVAGIPQ, via the coding sequence ATGGATATTGTCTTGCCTGGTGAAAATGGCCGCAGCGCCCGTTACGCGCTGGTCGGACAGCCGGTGCAGCCGGCGGTCGGCGCGCGGTTCTCGCGCATCGCCTATGCCGCCGCGCATGTCGTTGCCGATCCCCTCGAAATGACCGATCCATGGTCGCGGCCCGCGGTCGACTGGGACAGGACAATGGCGTTCCGCCGTCATTTGTGGCGGCTCGGCTTCCGCATTGCCGAGGCGATGGACACGTCGCAGCGCGGCATGGGTTTCGACTGGGCCAATGCGAAGGAATTGATCCGCCGGTCGATCGCCGAGGCCCGCACTGTCGAAGGCGCCGATCTTGCCTCGGGCGCCGGAACCGACCATCTGGCGCCGGCCGCCGCCACCAAGCTCGACGATGTGATCGCGGCCTATGACGAGCAATTCGCTTTCATCGAAGGGCAGGGCGGCAAGGCGATCATGATGGCCAGCCGCGCATTGGCGGCCGTCGCAAAGGGTCCGGACGATTATGCGCGCGTCTATGACCGCATCTTGAGCCAGGCCTGCGGCAAGGTCATCCTGCACTGGCTGGGGGACATGTTCGACCCGGCCTTGAAGGGCTATTGGGGCAGCGGCGATTTCGAGACAGCGCTCGATACGGTGGTCGCCATCATCGAACGCCACGCAGACAAGGTCGAGGGCATAAAGATATCGCTGCTCGATGCCGGCAAGGAGGTCGCGTTGCGCAACCGGCTGCCGGACGGCGTCGTGATGTTCACCGGCGACGACTTCAACTATCCCGAATTGATCGCCGGCGACGGCAACAGGCATTCGCACGCGCTGCTTGGCATTTTCGACGCCATCGCGCCGGTCGCCAACGCTGCCCTGGCAAGGCTCGCCGAGGGCGACCGCGCCGGCTATGACGCACTGATGGCGCCGACGGTGCCGCTGTCGCGAAAAATCTTCGAGGCGCCGACCGAATATTACAAGGCCGGCATCGTCTTCATGGCCTGGCTGAACGGCCACCAGGACCATTTCACCATGGTCGGCGGCATGCAGTCGGCGCGCGGTATCCGCCACTATGCCGAAATCTTTCGCCTTGCCGACCAGGCCGGCCTGCTGGCCGATCCGGACTTGGCGGTTGCCAGGATGAAGGGTCTCTGCGCCGTTGCGGGTATCCCGCAATAA
- a CDS encoding LacI family DNA-binding transcriptional regulator — protein MASRAKATIFDIAREAGVSKSTVSLVLQGSGLIRPETAVKVRKAIEDVGYVYNRGAANLRKAHSNVIGMVINDLTNPFFAELAVGMERVFQSAGIVPFIANTAENPVRQEEVLKSLMEQGVAGLIVSPARGTTPGAFRRLELAGVPVVFAMRRLPESRIPVIAPDNHRGAYLAAAHLIAKGHRRLAFFGGTSDLVVYQERLGGFREACETLGIAARDVLVVEGETNRRGGLACLETALTMAEPPTAALCFNDAVAFGVMLALRKRRLEPGPDFAVVGFDDVVEAEHYMPALTSVAVDTAGLGERAAHVMLKLIQSRTTRAEDHIGAVNLVVRESCGPDLRTRNRLAGTGGAA, from the coding sequence ATGGCCAGCCGGGCCAAGGCCACGATATTCGACATTGCCCGTGAGGCGGGCGTGTCCAAATCTACGGTATCGCTCGTGCTCCAGGGCAGCGGGCTGATCCGGCCTGAAACCGCGGTCAAGGTGCGCAAGGCGATCGAGGATGTCGGCTATGTCTACAACCGCGGCGCCGCCAATCTGCGCAAGGCCCATTCCAATGTCATCGGCATGGTCATCAACGACCTCACCAACCCGTTCTTCGCCGAGCTGGCGGTCGGCATGGAACGCGTCTTCCAGTCGGCCGGCATCGTGCCCTTCATCGCCAATACGGCGGAGAATCCGGTGCGCCAGGAAGAGGTGCTGAAGTCGCTGATGGAACAAGGCGTCGCCGGCCTCATCGTGTCACCGGCGCGCGGCACCACGCCAGGCGCTTTCCGGCGGCTGGAGTTGGCGGGCGTGCCGGTGGTCTTCGCCATGCGCCGCCTGCCTGAAAGCCGCATCCCTGTGATCGCGCCCGACAATCATCGCGGCGCCTATCTTGCCGCGGCTCATCTGATCGCCAAAGGACATCGCCGGCTCGCCTTCTTCGGCGGCACCTCGGATCTGGTGGTCTATCAGGAACGGCTGGGCGGCTTTCGCGAAGCCTGCGAGACGTTGGGCATCGCTGCCCGCGATGTGCTGGTCGTCGAGGGCGAAACCAACCGCAGAGGCGGCCTCGCTTGCCTGGAAACCGCCCTTACAATGGCTGAGCCTCCGACCGCGGCCCTCTGCTTCAACGATGCCGTCGCGTTTGGCGTGATGCTGGCGTTGCGCAAGCGTCGGCTTGAGCCGGGACCGGATTTCGCCGTCGTCGGCTTCGACGATGTGGTCGAGGCCGAACACTACATGCCGGCGCTGACCAGCGTCGCGGTGGATACAGCCGGCCTGGGCGAGCGCGCCGCCCACGTCATGCTCAAGCTGATCCAGTCGCGCACCACGCGGGCCGAAGACCATATCGGCGCGGTCAATCTCGTGGTCAGGGAAAGCTGCGGTCCGGATCTCCGCACGCGAAACAGGCTGGCGGGAACGGGAGGCGCCGCGTGA
- a CDS encoding Gfo/Idh/MocA family protein, translated as MSVKWGLIGASTIARQFMINAIRAQEGGEIAAVMSSNPERATAYAGENGIPLAVSSLDALLNSDIDAVYISTTNELHLEQALAAIEAGKHVLCEKPLALTSADARKMVSAARAAGIVLGTNHHLRNAGPHRAMRDAIATGHIGKPIAARVFHAVYLPETLQGWRITKPEAGGGVVLDITVHDADTLRFVLSDDPVEVSAFTQSAGMAGGGLEDGAMCIWRFKSGLIAQSHEGFTTKFAGTGFEVHGSEGSLIASDVMTQKPDGSVLLRTAKGEEQLSFDREDLYVRSVRQFHAAILGKGEAAATGEDGIWSLASAEAALQSASSGKAVKIDPKLGSMK; from the coding sequence GTGAGTGTCAAATGGGGGCTGATCGGCGCCAGCACGATCGCCAGGCAATTCATGATCAACGCCATTCGCGCGCAAGAGGGGGGCGAGATCGCGGCGGTGATGAGTTCCAATCCGGAACGCGCCACGGCCTATGCCGGGGAAAACGGCATTCCGCTCGCTGTATCCTCTCTAGATGCCTTGCTGAACTCCGACATCGACGCCGTCTACATCTCGACCACCAACGAACTGCATCTCGAACAGGCGCTGGCCGCCATAGAGGCGGGAAAGCATGTGCTGTGCGAGAAGCCGCTGGCGCTGACCAGCGCCGACGCCCGCAAGATGGTCTCGGCAGCCAGGGCGGCCGGCATCGTGCTCGGCACCAATCATCATCTGCGCAACGCCGGCCCGCATCGCGCCATGCGTGACGCCATCGCAACGGGGCACATCGGCAAGCCGATCGCCGCGCGCGTCTTCCATGCCGTCTATCTGCCGGAGACCCTGCAGGGCTGGCGCATCACCAAACCGGAAGCGGGTGGCGGCGTGGTGCTCGACATCACCGTGCACGATGCCGACACGCTGCGCTTCGTGCTCAGCGACGATCCCGTCGAGGTTTCGGCCTTCACGCAATCGGCCGGCATGGCCGGCGGCGGGCTGGAAGACGGCGCCATGTGCATCTGGCGCTTCAAGTCGGGTCTCATCGCCCAGTCGCATGAAGGCTTCACCACCAAATTCGCCGGCACCGGCTTCGAGGTGCATGGTTCGGAAGGCTCGCTGATCGCCAGCGATGTGATGACCCAGAAACCGGACGGCTCGGTGCTGCTGCGTACGGCCAAGGGCGAGGAGCAGCTGAGCTTCGACCGCGAGGATCTCTACGTCAGATCGGTGCGTCAGTTCCATGCCGCGATCCTCGGCAAGGGCGAGGCCGCCGCCACCGGCGAGGACGGCATCTGGTCGCTGGCATCGGCCGAGGCGGCATTGCAATCGGCCAGTTCCGGCAAGGCCGTCAAGATCGACCCGAAACTCGGGAGCATGAAGTGA
- a CDS encoding acyl CoA:acetate/3-ketoacid CoA transferase has product MSKVVSAAQAAGLIKDGMTVSVSSSSGLGCPDAVLAAIGERFDMEGHPKNITTMHPIAAGDMYGIKGIDHLAKPGLLKRTLCGSYPSGPSSAEPPQIWKMIGDNSVAAYNVPSGILFDMHREAAAKRPGVLTKVGLDTFADPRHQGCAMNAAASEPIVSVQQFDGEEWLYFRSIVPHVSIIRATTSDERGNLTYEHEGAYLGGLEQALAARNNGGIVIAQVKRVVENGTLKPHDVRVPGVLVDHIVVAPDQLQTTLTPYDPAISGEIFRPLSTFRNAEMNVQKVIARRVAMELRDGMAVNIGFGISANVPRILLEEGQHGKVTWVIEQGAVGGVPLLDFKFGCASNAEAIMPSPHQFIYFQAGGFDASLLSFLQIDRHGSVNVSKLSARPHVTAGAGGFVDITARAKKIVFSGFFNAGAKLSLADGGIRIDQEGKVKKVVNEVEHISFSGKRAVAQGQDITYVTERCVMKLTPDGLMVMELAPGIDLERDVLAQAEMPLGVANDLKVTPAALYQDRPIGLSLNGGASLGGAHG; this is encoded by the coding sequence GTGAGCAAGGTCGTTTCAGCGGCACAGGCAGCCGGCCTGATCAAGGACGGCATGACGGTATCTGTCTCGTCGTCGAGCGGCCTTGGCTGTCCGGACGCGGTGCTGGCCGCCATCGGCGAACGTTTCGACATGGAAGGCCATCCCAAGAACATCACCACGATGCACCCGATCGCCGCCGGCGACATGTACGGCATCAAGGGCATCGATCATCTGGCCAAGCCGGGCCTGTTGAAGCGCACGCTGTGCGGTTCCTATCCGTCCGGCCCCTCCTCCGCCGAGCCGCCGCAGATCTGGAAGATGATCGGCGACAATTCGGTCGCCGCCTACAACGTGCCGTCCGGTATCCTGTTCGACATGCACCGCGAGGCCGCCGCCAAACGGCCGGGCGTGCTGACCAAGGTCGGTCTCGACACGTTTGCCGACCCGCGCCATCAGGGCTGCGCCATGAACGCGGCCGCCAGCGAGCCGATCGTCTCAGTGCAGCAGTTCGATGGCGAGGAATGGCTCTATTTCCGCTCGATCGTGCCTCACGTCTCGATCATCCGCGCCACCACATCAGACGAGCGCGGCAATCTCACCTATGAGCATGAGGGCGCCTATCTCGGCGGCCTCGAACAGGCGCTCGCCGCACGCAACAATGGCGGCATCGTCATCGCGCAGGTCAAGCGCGTCGTCGAGAACGGCACGCTGAAGCCGCATGATGTGCGTGTGCCGGGCGTGCTGGTCGACCATATCGTGGTGGCTCCCGACCAGTTGCAGACGACGCTGACGCCTTACGACCCGGCGATTTCGGGCGAGATCTTCCGGCCGCTGTCGACCTTCCGCAATGCCGAGATGAACGTGCAGAAGGTGATTGCGCGCCGCGTCGCCATGGAGCTGCGCGACGGCATGGCCGTCAACATCGGCTTCGGCATCTCGGCCAATGTGCCGCGCATCCTCCTGGAAGAAGGCCAGCACGGCAAGGTCACCTGGGTGATCGAACAGGGTGCCGTCGGCGGCGTGCCGCTGCTTGACTTCAAGTTCGGCTGCGCCTCCAACGCCGAGGCGATCATGCCCTCGCCGCACCAGTTCATCTATTTCCAGGCCGGCGGCTTCGACGCTTCGCTGCTGTCTTTCCTGCAGATCGACCGCCACGGCTCGGTCAACGTGTCGAAACTGTCGGCGCGGCCGCATGTCACCGCCGGCGCCGGCGGTTTTGTCGACATTACCGCGCGGGCGAAGAAGATCGTCTTCTCCGGCTTCTTCAATGCCGGGGCAAAACTCTCCCTGGCCGATGGCGGCATCCGCATCGACCAGGAAGGCAAGGTCAAGAAGGTGGTCAACGAGGTCGAGCACATCTCCTTCTCCGGCAAGCGCGCGGTCGCGCAGGGGCAGGACATCACCTATGTCACCGAGCGCTGCGTGATGAAGCTGACACCCGACGGGCTGATGGTGATGGAACTGGCGCCGGGCATCGACCTCGAGCGCGATGTGCTGGCGCAGGCCGAGATGCCGCTCGGTGTCGCCAACGACCTCAAGGTGACGCCGGCGGCGCTCTACCAGGATCGGCCGATCGGCCTGTCGCTCAATGGCGGCGCCTCGCTCGGAGGCGCGCATGGCTGA
- a CDS encoding enoyl-CoA hydratase/isomerase family protein, which produces MAEPLVTFESEGAIGIVTLRRPEKFNALDIPMLRALEAALDEAELAEGVRAVLLRGEGKGFCAGGDVEAWGAMSAADFQVQWVRYGHRVFDRLARLRQPTIAVLSGHALGGGLELAVACDFRVAEAHVKLGFPETSIGVVPGWSGTQRAVRRFGAQTVRRMALGGEVFLAADALALAIVDRVVETGRAFDEAKAWGEKIAERGPLATEAAKLMIAVAEGEESAAATEALASGFIALTGDLKAGVDAFKAKQMPVFSRS; this is translated from the coding sequence ATGGCTGAGCCTCTCGTCACCTTCGAAAGCGAGGGCGCCATCGGCATTGTCACCTTGCGCCGCCCGGAAAAGTTCAACGCGCTGGACATCCCGATGCTGCGCGCGCTCGAAGCCGCGCTCGACGAGGCGGAGCTGGCCGAAGGCGTACGCGCCGTGCTCTTGCGCGGCGAAGGCAAGGGCTTCTGCGCCGGTGGCGATGTCGAGGCCTGGGGCGCAATGAGCGCTGCCGACTTCCAGGTGCAATGGGTGCGCTACGGCCACCGCGTCTTCGACCGGCTGGCGCGGTTGCGGCAGCCGACCATCGCCGTGCTGTCCGGCCATGCACTGGGCGGCGGGCTGGAATTAGCCGTCGCCTGCGATTTCCGGGTCGCCGAGGCGCATGTGAAATTGGGCTTCCCCGAAACCTCGATCGGCGTCGTGCCGGGCTGGTCCGGCACGCAGCGCGCGGTGCGCCGCTTCGGTGCGCAGACCGTGCGGCGCATGGCGTTGGGTGGCGAGGTTTTTCTGGCTGCCGACGCGCTGGCTTTGGCTATCGTTGACCGCGTTGTCGAGACCGGCAGGGCGTTCGACGAAGCCAAGGCCTGGGGGGAAAAAATAGCCGAGCGCGGCCCGCTGGCGACGGAAGCGGCCAAGCTGATGATCGCGGTGGCCGAGGGCGAGGAAAGTGCGGCCGCTACCGAAGCGCTGGCCAGCGGCTTTATCGCGCTCACCGGCGACCTCAAGGCCGGTGTCGACGCCTTCAAGGCCAAGCAGATGCCGGTATTCTCAAGAAGCTAG